A region from the Methylocella sp. genome encodes:
- the hemH gene encoding ferrochelatase: MSQSPVFSDEDASAATGKIGVVLVNLGTPDALGYWPVRRYLKEFLSDPRVVDTPRIIWWPILNLVILSLRPQRSSKNYETVWNRERNESPLKTITRSQAEKLATWIGGGGFGGGDAQIEVEWAMRYGQPSIIGAFEKLKRNGCKRLLIAPLYPQYAGATTASVADKVEQSLAKMHWRPELRSAVPYYNDPVYIDALATSLREGLARLDFTPEIILVSYHGIPKAYVEAGDPYYDQCLETWRLLRERLGLSAERCPVSFQSRFGRAQWLEPYTDATVKELARKGVKNMVVITPGFSSDCLETISEIGVENREFFEENGGEKFALIPCLNDSADGMRVIEHIVARELKGWI; the protein is encoded by the coding sequence ATGTCGCAATCTCCTGTTTTTTCGGACGAGGATGCCTCCGCGGCTACTGGCAAGATTGGCGTTGTTCTCGTCAATCTCGGAACGCCCGATGCGCTCGGCTATTGGCCGGTGCGCCGCTACCTGAAGGAGTTTTTGTCGGACCCTCGGGTGGTGGATACGCCGCGGATCATTTGGTGGCCGATTCTGAATCTCGTTATTCTTTCCTTGCGACCGCAACGCAGCAGCAAAAACTACGAGACGGTCTGGAACCGCGAGCGTAACGAAAGTCCGCTGAAGACCATTACGCGGTCGCAAGCCGAGAAGCTTGCGACTTGGATTGGCGGCGGCGGCTTTGGCGGGGGAGATGCCCAGATCGAAGTCGAATGGGCCATGCGTTATGGCCAGCCGTCCATTATCGGCGCCTTCGAGAAACTGAAACGGAACGGATGCAAGCGATTGCTGATCGCGCCGCTTTATCCGCAATACGCCGGAGCGACGACGGCGAGCGTCGCCGATAAAGTCGAGCAATCTTTGGCTAAGATGCATTGGCGCCCGGAGTTGCGGAGCGCGGTCCCGTATTACAATGACCCAGTTTATATCGACGCTCTCGCGACCTCTTTGCGCGAAGGACTAGCTAGGCTCGATTTTACGCCAGAGATCATTCTTGTCTCATATCACGGCATTCCCAAAGCCTATGTCGAGGCTGGCGATCCTTATTACGATCAATGCCTCGAAACTTGGCGCCTTCTTCGCGAGCGTCTCGGGCTCAGCGCGGAACGCTGTCCGGTCAGCTTTCAATCGCGCTTTGGTCGGGCGCAATGGCTGGAGCCCTATACCGATGCGACCGTCAAGGAGCTCGCCCGCAAGGGAGTCAAGAACATGGTCGTGATAACGCCCGGATTCTCTTCGGATTGTCTTGAAACCATTTCCGAAATAGGCGTCGAGAATCGCGAATTCTTTGAAGAGAACGGCGGCGAGAAATTCGCGCTGATTCCTTGCCTCAACGATAGCGCCGACGGAATGCGGGTGATTGAACATATAGTTGCGCGCGAACTCAAAGGCTGGATCTAG
- the irrA gene encoding iron response transcriptional regulator IrrA — protein sequence MGSCQPVLKRSLKSSRGARTPLGALRGCPFHELRMKLAAAGLRPTRQRIALGWLLFSKGDRHLTAENLHDEAQASNVSISLATIYNSLHQFTEAGLLRGIAVDGSRTYFDTNAAIHHHYLVEGSNVLIDIPQVAIDLLKLPPPPSGKLVAQVDVIVRLRDAPALSE from the coding sequence ATGGGTTCGTGCCAGCCAGTGTTGAAACGCTCATTGAAGTCGAGCCGCGGCGCGAGGACGCCGCTCGGCGCGCTGAGGGGCTGCCCATTCCATGAATTGCGCATGAAACTAGCCGCCGCCGGACTGCGGCCGACGCGGCAGAGGATAGCGCTCGGCTGGTTGCTTTTTTCCAAGGGCGATCGGCATCTCACGGCTGAGAATCTGCACGATGAGGCGCAGGCCTCCAATGTGTCGATTTCGCTCGCGACAATCTACAACAGCCTGCATCAATTCACTGAAGCCGGATTGTTGCGCGGCATCGCAGTCGATGGATCGAGAACTTATTTTGACACGAATGCGGCGATCCATCACCATTACTTGGTCGAAGGCTCGAATGTCCTGATCGACATTCCTCAGGTCGCCATCGACCTTTTGAAATTGCCGCCGCCGCCGTCGGGAAAGTTGGTGGCGCAAGTCGATGTCATCGTTCGTCTGCGCGACGCGCCGGCGCTCAGCGAGTAG
- the grxC gene encoding glutaredoxin 3, with product MPQITIYTTETCPYCRRAKQLLAKKNVEFTEIAVDNDPAARRAMIQRSGRTSVPQIFFDDKHIGGCDDLYELEYDGKLDRLLADKVQ from the coding sequence ATGCCGCAGATCACGATCTACACCACGGAAACTTGTCCGTATTGCCGCCGCGCGAAGCAGCTGTTGGCAAAAAAGAACGTAGAGTTCACTGAAATTGCCGTAGATAACGACCCGGCGGCGCGTCGGGCGATGATCCAGCGCTCCGGTCGCACAAGCGTCCCGCAGATTTTCTTCGACGACAAGCACATCGGCGGTTGCGACGATCTTTACGAGCTTGAATACGACGGCAAACTCGATCGGCTACTGGCCGACAAGGTTCAATGA
- a CDS encoding DUF1178 family protein: MIKFSLVCGSGHEFESWFRSGASYDDQVQSGLVLCPVCQTSSVVKSIMAPAVALHGRDKLLPAQGPSPAERGANVALIDNHDRQLRTMIEDIRNRILEHTEDVGTAFAEEARKIHDGIVPDRAIHGQASPEEARALIDDGVKIMPIPRLPDDFN, translated from the coding sequence ATGATCAAATTCTCCTTGGTGTGCGGGAGCGGACACGAATTCGAGAGCTGGTTCCGGAGCGGAGCCTCCTACGACGATCAGGTCCAATCTGGCCTTGTCCTCTGCCCCGTCTGTCAGACCTCGAGCGTGGTGAAATCGATCATGGCGCCGGCCGTGGCGCTTCACGGCCGGGACAAGCTTTTGCCTGCGCAGGGGCCATCCCCCGCCGAGCGGGGCGCCAATGTCGCTTTGATCGATAACCACGACAGGCAACTGCGGACAATGATCGAGGACATCCGAAACCGGATACTCGAGCATACCGAAGATGTGGGAACCGCTTTTGCCGAAGAAGCGCGCAAGATCCACGATGGCATCGTCCCGGACCGCGCCATCCATGGCCAAGCTAGTCCCGAGGAAGCCCGCGCCCTGATCGACGACGGCGTCAAGATTATGCCGATTCCCCGCCTGCCGGACGATTTCAACTAG
- a CDS encoding M3 family metallopeptidase gives MIQTIPSKNPLLEPWTGPLKTPPFDRVTPEHFAPAFEAALKEARAEIDAIAADPTTPTFANTIEALERSGRALDRVSSVFFNLVGTDANEALEAIERNIAPVLSRHRSETFLNEALFARVARLYAERERLGLSAEQLRVLERYHLNFARNGAGLPPESKKRLAEIGERLATLGAQFGQNVLADEKAYLLVLDVEDLGGLPASLIASAARTAVERGHPGKYGITLSRSSIEPFLQFSERRDLREKAFRAWAARGESGGLSDNSAIAAEMVKLRAERARLLGFESFAHFRLADTMAKAPQAALDLLHSVWTPALARAKDEEAALQKIAASEGGNFEIAPWDWRYYAEKQRKLEFDLDEGEIKPFLQLGKVIDAAFYAANRLFGVSFVERLDIALYHQDARAWTVIGRDGAPVALFIGDYFARPSKRSGAWMTDFRGQHKLDDEGLPIIVNVMNFAKGGEDGASLLSFDDARTLFHEFGHGLHGMLSNVTYPMISGTNVARDFVEFPSQLYEHWLEQPEILRRFAIHYETGEPMPEALLQRLLSARRFNQGFATVEYAASALIDLGLHLEPSSDAIDVLAFEKKELARLGMPQAIAMRHRTPHFQHVFSGESYSSGYYSYLWSEILDADGFEAFQESGDIFDSAMAAKLHEFVYAAGDSRDPEAAYRNFRGRAPTPEALLRKRGLKA, from the coding sequence ATGATCCAGACAATCCCAAGCAAAAATCCGCTGCTCGAACCCTGGACCGGCCCGCTCAAGACGCCGCCTTTTGACCGCGTGACGCCGGAGCACTTTGCGCCTGCCTTCGAAGCGGCGCTCAAAGAGGCGCGGGCTGAAATCGACGCTATCGCGGCCGATCCGACGACGCCGACCTTCGCTAACACGATCGAGGCGCTGGAGCGCAGCGGTCGGGCGTTGGATCGGGTCTCATCCGTCTTCTTCAATCTTGTCGGAACCGACGCGAATGAGGCGCTGGAGGCGATCGAGCGAAACATTGCGCCGGTCTTGTCGCGCCATCGCAGCGAGACCTTCTTGAATGAGGCTTTGTTCGCCAGAGTGGCGCGGCTCTATGCCGAGCGGGAGCGGCTCGGCCTCAGCGCCGAACAGCTGCGCGTGTTGGAGCGCTATCATCTCAATTTTGCTCGTAACGGCGCCGGCTTGCCGCCGGAAAGCAAGAAGCGCCTCGCCGAGATCGGGGAGCGTCTTGCGACGCTCGGCGCGCAATTCGGCCAAAATGTTCTCGCCGATGAAAAAGCCTATCTGCTGGTGCTCGATGTCGAGGATCTTGGCGGACTTCCCGCCTCGCTCATCGCCAGCGCGGCGCGCACGGCGGTTGAGCGCGGCCACCCTGGCAAATATGGCATTACCCTGTCGCGCTCAAGCATCGAGCCTTTCCTGCAATTCTCAGAACGGCGCGATCTCCGGGAAAAAGCCTTTCGCGCCTGGGCCGCGCGCGGCGAAAGCGGCGGCCTCAGCGACAATAGCGCGATCGCCGCGGAGATGGTGAAACTGCGGGCTGAGCGGGCGCGTCTGCTTGGCTTTGAGAGTTTCGCGCATTTCCGTCTGGCCGATACGATGGCCAAGGCGCCGCAGGCAGCGCTCGATCTTTTGCATTCGGTGTGGACGCCAGCGCTGGCGCGCGCGAAAGACGAGGAAGCGGCGCTCCAAAAGATCGCAGCCTCCGAGGGCGGGAATTTCGAGATCGCGCCGTGGGATTGGCGCTATTACGCCGAAAAGCAGCGAAAGCTCGAGTTTGATCTCGACGAGGGCGAGATAAAGCCCTTTCTGCAATTGGGCAAAGTCATCGATGCGGCCTTCTACGCGGCGAACCGCCTGTTCGGCGTTAGTTTCGTGGAGCGCTTAGACATAGCCCTTTACCACCAAGATGCCCGCGCGTGGACGGTGATTGGCCGCGATGGCGCGCCGGTCGCGCTCTTCATCGGCGATTATTTCGCGCGCCCCTCGAAGCGGAGCGGGGCCTGGATGACCGATTTCCGCGGCCAGCACAAGCTGGATGACGAGGGGCTGCCGATCATCGTCAATGTCATGAATTTCGCCAAAGGGGGCGAAGACGGGGCGAGCCTTCTCAGTTTTGACGATGCGCGAACTCTCTTTCACGAGTTCGGCCACGGGCTGCATGGCATGTTGTCGAATGTGACTTATCCGATGATCTCGGGCACGAATGTCGCTCGCGATTTTGTTGAGTTTCCCTCGCAGCTTTATGAGCATTGGCTGGAGCAGCCGGAAATCCTGCGTCGTTTCGCGATCCATTACGAGACGGGCGAGCCGATGCCGGAAGCGCTGCTGCAACGGCTGCTCAGCGCGCGGCGATTCAACCAGGGTTTCGCCACAGTCGAATATGCCGCTTCGGCCCTCATCGACCTTGGCCTCCATCTGGAGCCATCAAGCGATGCGATCGATGTGCTCGCTTTTGAGAAGAAGGAGCTGGCGCGGCTCGGCATGCCGCAGGCTATAGCGATGCGGCACCGCACGCCGCATTTCCAGCATGTTTTCTCGGGCGAATCCTATTCTTCCGGCTATTACAGCTACCTTTGGTCGGAAATCCTCGATGCTGATGGGTTTGAGGCGTTCCAGGAAAGCGGCGACATTTTCGATTCCGCCATGGCCGCAAAGCTGCATGAATTTGTCTACGCCGCCGGGGACAGCCGCGATCCCGAGGCCGCCTACCGGAATTTTAGAGGCAGAGCGCCGACGCCAGAGGCGCTTTTGCGAAAGCGCGGGCTCAAAGCATAA
- a CDS encoding SDR family oxidoreductase, which translates to MKLFAFGLGYCAQDFIARFGDLFESIAGTVRSADKAQELASETVETLVFGPDRQDEDIAARLLSADVLLVSVPPAVSVDPVLARFGHRIATLRREQIIIYLSTIGVYGDRQGEWVDEAQAAAPTSERSRTRLQAEKAWTAIGKSKDKTVHILRLAGIYGPGRNALLNLKEGKAHRLVKPDQVFNRIHVEDISRAIAAAIAFDGPGSVWNVADDAPAPPQDVVAYAAMLMGVEPPPEEDIETAEGIPPMTRSFYAENKRVSNRKLKEELKVELAYPTYRVGLEALWEAGEGR; encoded by the coding sequence ATGAAGCTTTTTGCTTTTGGTCTGGGTTATTGCGCCCAGGATTTTATTGCCCGTTTTGGCGATTTGTTCGAGTCCATTGCGGGCACCGTGCGGAGCGCCGATAAGGCGCAGGAACTCGCCAGCGAAACGGTCGAGACGTTGGTGTTTGGTCCTGATCGTCAAGACGAGGACATTGCGGCGAGACTCCTTAGCGCCGATGTGCTGCTCGTCTCGGTTCCGCCAGCGGTCTCGGTCGATCCGGTGCTGGCGCGGTTTGGCCACCGCATCGCCACCTTGCGCCGCGAGCAGATCATTATTTATCTCTCGACGATCGGCGTCTATGGGGATCGTCAGGGCGAATGGGTGGATGAGGCGCAGGCTGCGGCGCCGACGTCGGAGCGCTCGCGGACGCGCCTGCAGGCGGAAAAAGCTTGGACGGCGATCGGCAAGAGCAAGGACAAGACGGTGCATATTTTGCGCCTGGCCGGAATCTACGGGCCGGGCCGCAATGCGCTGCTCAATCTCAAGGAGGGAAAGGCGCATCGCCTGGTCAAGCCGGATCAGGTGTTCAACCGCATCCATGTCGAGGACATCAGCCGCGCCATCGCCGCTGCGATAGCGTTTGACGGGCCGGGCTCCGTCTGGAATGTCGCGGATGACGCGCCGGCCCCGCCGCAGGATGTGGTGGCCTACGCCGCCATGCTCATGGGAGTCGAGCCGCCGCCGGAAGAGGATATCGAGACGGCGGAAGGCATCCCACCGATGACGCGCAGTTTTTACGCGGAAAATAAGCGCGTCTCGAACCGGAAGTTAAAGGAAGAACTGAAAGTTGAGCTTGCGTACCCGACCTATCGCGTGGGGCTTGAGGCGCTTTGGGAGGCGGGCGAAGGACGCTAA
- the queG gene encoding tRNA epoxyqueuosine(34) reductase QueG, with product MVLQGQVASGVPLFAGGQAAGPQPRANLRGPRFLTPAFEAQLQAKAQELGFDICKITNPDAFAAANPQAGERFSAWLASGAAGDMDWLETTQARRSDPRRLWPQALSVLMLGANYAPPGDPLAGLAQKSAGNISVYARNRDYHDLVKGRLKQFASWLAAAARKAGFEAPEFKVFVDTAPVMEKPLAQAAGLGWQGKHTNLVSREWGSWLFLGSIFTTLPLEPGAPEEDHCGRCSACLDICPTKAFPQPYVLDARRCISYLTIEHKGHIAAELRPLIGNRIYGCDDCLAVCPWNKFAQTAKDIKLLPREELCAPSLAQLLCLDDAAFRLLFAGSPVKRIGLARFTRNVLIAAGNSGDAALAAPAAEKLQAESPLVRAMAVWALGRLISQRMPELAQRWRPSEKDPEVDREWVAALAAPAVSMKEGRPL from the coding sequence CTGGTACTCCAGGGTCAAGTCGCGTCCGGCGTTCCGCTCTTTGCTGGCGGACAGGCTGCCGGGCCTCAGCCCCGCGCCAATTTACGCGGACCTCGATTTCTGACGCCGGCTTTCGAGGCGCAACTGCAAGCCAAAGCGCAAGAGCTCGGCTTCGATATTTGCAAGATCACCAATCCCGACGCTTTCGCCGCCGCCAATCCGCAAGCGGGGGAGCGGTTTTCCGCGTGGCTCGCCTCGGGAGCCGCCGGCGACATGGATTGGCTCGAGACGACGCAGGCGCGGCGATCCGATCCAAGGCGGCTTTGGCCGCAGGCGCTGAGCGTTCTCATGCTGGGAGCAAATTATGCTCCTCCTGGCGATCCATTGGCCGGGCTCGCCCAAAAATCCGCTGGCAATATTTCCGTCTACGCCCGAAACCGGGATTACCATGATCTCGTCAAGGGTCGCCTCAAGCAATTTGCCTCCTGGCTCGCCGCCGCCGCGCGGAAAGCCGGATTTGAGGCGCCGGAGTTCAAGGTTTTCGTCGATACGGCCCCAGTGATGGAAAAGCCTCTGGCGCAGGCGGCCGGACTCGGCTGGCAGGGCAAGCACACCAATCTCGTCTCGCGGGAGTGGGGCTCCTGGCTTTTTCTGGGTTCGATCTTCACGACCTTGCCGCTGGAGCCGGGCGCGCCCGAAGAAGATCATTGCGGGCGATGCAGCGCTTGCCTCGATATTTGCCCAACCAAGGCTTTTCCGCAGCCTTATGTGCTCGATGCGCGGCGCTGCATTTCCTATCTGACGATTGAGCATAAGGGCCATATAGCGGCGGAGCTTCGGCCGCTGATCGGCAATCGCATTTATGGCTGCGACGACTGTCTCGCCGTCTGTCCGTGGAATAAATTCGCGCAGACGGCCAAGGACATCAAGCTGCTGCCGCGCGAAGAACTGTGCGCGCCCTCGCTCGCCCAACTGCTTTGCCTCGACGACGCCGCTTTTCGGTTGTTGTTTGCCGGCAGTCCGGTCAAGCGAATCGGTTTGGCGCGCTTTACGCGCAATGTTTTGATTGCGGCGGGCAATTCCGGCGATGCAGCGCTGGCCGCGCCCGCGGCGGAAAAACTCCAAGCCGAGTCGCCGCTTGTCCGGGCGATGGCGGTTTGGGCCCTCGGGCGGCTCATATCGCAGAGAATGCCGGAGCTCGCGCAACGCTGGCGCCCGAGCGAGAAAGATCCCGAAGTCGACCGGGAGTGGGTCGCGGCGCTCGCTGCGCCGGCGGTTTCTATGAAAGAAGGTCGGCCGTTATGA
- a CDS encoding glutathione S-transferase family protein, which produces MISLYHHPLCPHSRFVRLLLGEYGIEPELIEENVFERRRDFLILDPAGQTPVLVEHPGIVVSGPATIAEYFDETRGLALGKHRLLPEDPLSRAEVRRLVDWFGQKFFNEVTNWLVTEKVYKRYMLRERGGGPPDMDLVRAARANIRTHMRYISYLAGSRKWLAGNTLSHADLAAAAQLSCVDFLGDVPWEENEAAKLWYSRVKSRPAFRSLLADRLPGLSPAPIYADLDF; this is translated from the coding sequence ATGATCTCACTGTATCATCATCCGCTCTGCCCGCATTCGCGTTTCGTCAGGCTTCTCCTTGGGGAATATGGCATCGAACCCGAACTGATCGAGGAAAACGTCTTTGAACGCCGCCGCGATTTTCTGATCCTCGATCCGGCCGGGCAGACGCCGGTTCTAGTCGAACATCCGGGCATCGTGGTTTCGGGTCCCGCAACCATCGCCGAATATTTCGACGAGACGCGCGGCCTCGCTCTAGGCAAGCATCGGCTTCTGCCGGAGGACCCTCTTTCCCGTGCGGAAGTGCGCCGTTTGGTCGATTGGTTTGGCCAAAAATTCTTCAACGAGGTCACCAATTGGCTGGTGACCGAAAAGGTCTATAAGCGGTACATGCTGCGGGAGCGCGGCGGCGGGCCGCCGGATATGGATCTGGTGCGCGCGGCGCGCGCCAATATCCGCACCCATATGCGTTATATTAGCTATCTGGCCGGCAGCCGAAAATGGCTCGCGGGAAACACTCTCTCGCATGCCGATCTCGCCGCCGCAGCGCAATTGTCCTGCGTCGATTTTTTGGGCGATGTTCCATGGGAAGAGAACGAAGCGGCGAAGCTCTGGTACTCCAGGGTCAAGTCGCGTCCGGCGTTCCGCTCTTTGCTGGCGGACAGGCTGCCGGGCCTCAGCCCCGCGCCAATTTACGCGGACCTCGATTTCTGA
- a CDS encoding transglutaminase family protein, with protein MIYDIRHVTTYEYGSTVRFAHCALRLLPNDSPGQKVITSKLSIDPAPAQMIERICFFGNLVTSLTIETEHRDLIVEVLSSIEINRDKAPTPSATAPFEMVREEAFDSDSLDKDSPVHFLHPSRFVPRFALAADYARASFSPGRPVLEGAVELMQRIRADFKYDTKATVVSTPIWEAFEKRRGVCQDFAHIMIAGLRGLGLPARYISGYIRTIPPPGKKRLEGADAMHAWVSLWCGEDVGWVDLDPTNSMMIGNDHITLAKGRDYADISPVAGIILGAREQDVDVEVDVVPRE; from the coding sequence GTGATCTACGACATTCGCCACGTGACCACCTACGAATATGGCTCGACCGTAAGGTTCGCCCATTGCGCGCTGCGCCTTCTGCCGAATGACTCGCCGGGGCAAAAGGTGATCACGAGCAAGCTCAGCATCGATCCGGCCCCCGCGCAAATGATCGAGCGCATCTGTTTCTTCGGCAATCTCGTGACTTCGCTGACGATCGAGACCGAACATCGCGATTTGATCGTCGAGGTGCTTTCCAGCATCGAAATCAATCGCGATAAGGCGCCGACGCCGAGCGCAACGGCGCCTTTCGAAATGGTGCGGGAAGAAGCCTTCGATAGCGACTCCCTCGACAAGGACTCGCCCGTCCATTTCCTGCATCCGAGCCGTTTTGTGCCGCGATTTGCGCTGGCCGCCGACTATGCGCGCGCAAGCTTTTCGCCGGGTCGCCCGGTTCTCGAAGGCGCCGTCGAGCTGATGCAGCGCATTCGGGCCGATTTCAAATATGACACCAAAGCCACAGTCGTCTCGACGCCGATTTGGGAAGCGTTCGAAAAACGGCGCGGCGTTTGTCAGGATTTCGCTCACATCATGATCGCCGGCCTCCGCGGGCTCGGCCTTCCGGCGCGCTACATAAGCGGCTATATCCGCACCATTCCGCCGCCCGGCAAAAAGCGCCTCGAAGGGGCCGACGCCATGCACGCCTGGGTCTCGCTTTGGTGCGGCGAGGATGTTGGCTGGGTAGACCTCGATCCGACCAATTCGATGATGATCGGCAACGACCATATTACGCTGGCGAAAGGGCGCGACTACGCCGATATCTCTCCTGTCGCCGGCATCATACTCGGCGCGCGCGAACAGGATGTCGACGTTGAGGTTGATGTTGTGCCGAGGGAATAG
- a CDS encoding circularly permuted type 2 ATP-grasp protein, producing MSASAAPQTKTDLTAAERLDEFIADYKPLPGIPDEFIGADGRPRAHWLRYLNSLTNLGAEDVGRRFAAADRHIRDAGVSYRIYGDARERAWPLSHVPLLIEANEWREIAQGINQRVELMERVLADIYGEGKLIAAGDLPASAVAGAADFLHPLHGVTPPGGKFLHIYAADIGRGPDGRWWVIGDRAQAPSGAGYALTNRLVLSRAFPALYRDMNVERLAPFFQALRSGLTAMADRSDPRICLWTPGPLSETYFEQAYLARYLGFLLVEGGDLMMREGKVHVRTITGLKRADVIWRRIDSDFADPLELNAHSRLGVPGLVEALREGGVVLANALGSGVLEAPAMMSFMPKLCRKLLGEDLRLPNIATWWCGQKKERKSVIANMDELAIAGAFGNAVLRFPQNQPVIAGLLTSEEKARLVAAIHERGVDYVGQEVVNLSTTPVWNDGRLTPRPFVLRVYAARTPDGWKIMPGGFCRISDRADARAVSMGEGVQSADVWVLADKPVEMVTLLPSDETVRIRRLMGNLPSRAADNLFWLGRYLERVEATLRLIRCLAGRMIDTDSQTAGAESTVSKLTSLLVSWHAAPKKAAADPMELAAIALHGEDDYGSALSLVRDARRAASFIRERLSGDTWRLIGDLHQNLAIDYKGLLTEAEAFDQADAALRTIAAISGLAQENMNRGAGWRLFEIGRRVERGINGCRFARHFAGRDAPADDLDVLLDLIDSQITYRSRYLMGVGVSAVRDMVLLDPFNPRSVAFQIERVAAHLENLPSLSDDGMLEAPRRLVLKLAAEVATSVAANLDNEQILGFETSLLNLADAIASRYFLQGPQSARADKSNGFA from the coding sequence ATGAGCGCCAGCGCCGCGCCCCAGACTAAGACAGATTTGACCGCGGCCGAGCGTCTCGACGAATTCATCGCCGACTATAAACCGCTGCCCGGCATCCCCGACGAATTCATCGGCGCCGACGGTCGCCCGCGCGCGCATTGGCTGCGCTATCTGAATTCGCTGACCAATCTTGGCGCGGAAGACGTCGGCCGGCGTTTTGCGGCGGCGGACAGGCATATTCGCGACGCAGGCGTTTCCTATCGAATCTATGGCGATGCGCGCGAACGCGCGTGGCCGCTGTCGCACGTCCCGCTCCTCATCGAGGCGAATGAATGGCGCGAGATCGCGCAAGGCATAAACCAGCGCGTTGAGCTCATGGAGCGCGTCCTCGCCGATATCTATGGCGAGGGCAAATTGATCGCCGCCGGCGATCTCCCGGCCTCCGCAGTTGCCGGCGCAGCCGATTTTCTGCATCCCTTGCACGGCGTGACGCCGCCAGGCGGCAAATTCCTGCATATTTACGCGGCCGACATCGGGCGCGGCCCGGATGGGCGTTGGTGGGTCATCGGCGATCGCGCTCAGGCGCCCTCCGGCGCCGGCTACGCCCTCACCAATCGCCTCGTTCTCTCGCGCGCTTTTCCAGCTCTCTATCGCGACATGAATGTCGAGCGGCTGGCGCCGTTCTTTCAGGCGCTTCGCTCCGGCCTGACGGCGATGGCTGATCGTTCCGATCCGCGCATCTGCCTGTGGACGCCAGGACCGCTCAGCGAAACCTATTTCGAACAAGCCTACCTTGCTCGCTATCTCGGCTTTCTTCTGGTCGAGGGCGGCGATCTTATGATGCGCGAGGGGAAAGTTCATGTGCGCACCATAACAGGGTTGAAGCGCGCGGATGTGATCTGGCGCCGCATCGATAGCGATTTCGCCGATCCGCTCGAACTCAACGCCCATTCCCGCCTCGGCGTGCCGGGTCTCGTCGAGGCCCTGCGGGAGGGAGGGGTCGTGCTCGCCAATGCGCTCGGGTCAGGCGTTCTCGAAGCGCCGGCCATGATGAGCTTCATGCCGAAACTGTGTCGCAAACTGCTCGGCGAGGATTTGCGCCTGCCCAACATCGCGACCTGGTGGTGCGGCCAGAAAAAAGAGCGCAAATCGGTCATCGCCAATATGGACGAGTTGGCGATTGCCGGGGCTTTCGGTAACGCAGTCTTGCGCTTTCCGCAGAATCAGCCCGTCATAGCGGGGTTGCTCACCTCGGAAGAGAAAGCCCGGCTCGTCGCCGCGATCCACGAGCGCGGCGTGGATTATGTCGGGCAGGAAGTCGTCAATCTGTCGACAACCCCCGTGTGGAACGACGGCCGGTTGACGCCGCGTCCATTTGTCTTGCGAGTCTATGCGGCGCGAACGCCAGATGGGTGGAAGATCATGCCGGGCGGATTCTGCCGCATTTCCGATCGCGCCGACGCGCGCGCCGTGTCGATGGGCGAAGGCGTGCAATCGGCCGATGTGTGGGTGCTCGCCGACAAGCCGGTGGAAATGGTCACGCTGTTGCCATCCGACGAAACGGTGCGCATCCGCCGCCTCATGGGCAATTTGCCGAGCCGGGCGGCCGATAATCTTTTCTGGCTGGGGCGCTACCTTGAGCGCGTCGAAGCGACATTGCGGCTGATCCGCTGCCTCGCTGGCCGGATGATCGATACCGACTCCCAGACCGCGGGGGCGGAATCGACCGTCTCGAAACTAACCAGCCTTCTGGTTTCGTGGCATGCCGCCCCGAAGAAGGCGGCCGCCGATCCGATGGAGCTGGCCGCGATCGCCTTGCATGGCGAGGACGATTACGGCTCGGCTTTGTCGCTTGTGCGCGATGCGCGCCGCGCGGCTTCGTTCATTCGCGAACGCCTCTCGGGCGATACATGGCGGCTTATCGGCGATCTGCATCAAAACCTCGCCATCGACTACAAAGGCTTGCTGACGGAAGCGGAGGCGTTTGATCAGGCTGACGCGGCATTGCGCACCATCGCTGCGATTTCGGGGCTTGCCCAGGAAAACATGAATCGCGGCGCCGGATGGCGTCTGTTCGAGATCGGGCGTCGCGTCGAGCGCGGCATCAACGGCTGCCGATTCGCGCGTCATTTCGCTGGCCGCGACGCCCCCGCCGATGATCTCGACGTTTTGCTCGATCTCATCGATTCGCAGATCACCTATCGCTCGCGCTATCTGATGGGCGTTGGCGTCTCGGCGGTTCGCGACATGGTCTTGCTCGATCCGTTCAATCCGCGCTCGGTCGCGTTCCAGATCGAACGCGTCGCCGCGCATCTCGAAAATCTGCCTTCGCTTAGCGATGACGGAATGCTGGAGGCGCCGCGCCGCCTGGTCTTGAAACTTGCTGCGGAAGTTGCGACCTCAGTGGCGGCGAATCTCGACAACGAGCAAATTCTCGGTTTTGAGACGAGTCTTCTCAATCTGGCCGACGCCATCGCCTCCCGCTATTTTCTCCAGGGTCCGCAAAGCGCGCGGGCAGACAAATCGAACGGTTTCGCGTGA